A genomic region of Limnohabitans curvus contains the following coding sequences:
- a CDS encoding IS3 family transposase (programmed frameshift) — protein sequence MQRAKYAPEFKDEAVKQVIDKGHSVVDVAKRLGIAEGVLYTWVSKFKKADEPSTNDLKVLQAEMAKLKAELRRTTEERDILKKGRRVLCKAVRVKYAFIQAHRSEFKLTSMCRVLKVHRSGYYAWLHEPLSARARANEVLTAKIKEFYDQSMGIYGSPRIFCDLREAGVACSENRVARLMRVAQIKSVRGYKRPRYKVGKPSLVAPNQLQRQFQHDEPDQAWVTDITYIRTHEGWLYLAAVLDLHSRAVVGWSMGPRMQTSLVLDALTMAVWRRRPKDSVIIHSDQGSQFGSDEFNRWCKDNRLSPSMSRRGNCWDNAVAESFFSNLKSEQIKKRIYQTRAEAKSDIFDYIEGFYNRVRRHKHLDQLSPYEFERQRQTAL from the exons ATGCAACGAGCGAAATATGCCCCTGAGTTCAAAGACGAGGCAGTCAAACAAGTCATCGATAAAGGCCACTCGGTTGTCGATGTAGCCAAGCGACTAGGCATTGCTGAAGGTGTTCTGTACACGTGGGTCAGTAAGTTCAAAAAGGCTGATGAACCATCTACCAACGATCTAAAGGTGCTGCAAGCCGAGATGGCCAAGCTCAAGGCTGAGCTAAGACGCACTACCGAGGAGCGCGATATCCTAAAAA AAGGCCGCCGCGTACTTTGCAAAGCAGTCCGGGTGAAGTACGCATTTATTCAAGCCCACCGATCCGAATTCAAACTCACCAGCATGTGCCGCGTTCTCAAAGTTCACCGCAGCGGCTACTACGCTTGGCTGCATGAGCCGCTCTCAGCAAGGGCAAGAGCCAATGAGGTGTTGACGGCAAAGATCAAAGAGTTCTACGACCAGAGCATGGGCATCTACGGCAGTCCGCGCATCTTCTGTGACCTGCGTGAAGCTGGCGTGGCTTGTAGCGAAAACCGTGTGGCGCGGCTGATGCGTGTGGCTCAAATCAAATCAGTTCGAGGCTACAAACGCCCTAGGTACAAAGTGGGCAAGCCTTCATTGGTTGCGCCCAACCAGTTGCAGCGCCAGTTCCAACACGACGAACCCGACCAAGCTTGGGTGACGGACATCACGTATATCCGCACACATGAAGGGTGGCTGTATTTGGCGGCTGTACTAGATTTGCATTCGCGTGCGGTGGTGGGATGGAGTATGGGCCCACGCATGCAGACGAGCTTGGTGCTGGATGCATTGACGATGGCGGTGTGGCGCAGAAGGCCAAAGGACTCAGTGATCATCCATTCTGACCAGGGTAGCCAATTTGGCAGCGATGAGTTCAACCGCTGGTGCAAAGACAACCGACTGAGCCCGAGCATGAGCCGTCGAGGCAACTGCTGGGATAACGCGGTTGCTGAATCGTTCTTCAGTAATTTGAAGAGCGAACAAATCAAGAAGCGGATTTACCAAACTCGGGCTGAAGCTAAGTCGGACATCTTCGATTACATCGAGGGTTTCTACAATCGAGTTCGACGCCATAAGCACCTCGATCAACTCAGCCCCTATGA
- a CDS encoding ABC transporter ATP-binding protein: MLELRDVHTHYGLSHVLQGIDLRVEPGEVVGLFGRNGVGKTTVMKTIAGWVQPSQGDIHFESRPLAGIPAEQISRQGIGLVPEDRRIFPGLTVEENLRLGFMQAPGMSRAERQRKLEATYTRFPRLADRRRQMGTTLSGGEQQMLAIARVLSGAPKLLLIDEPTEGLAPMIVEDLFRLMRELTQDGIAIVLVEQNVHLALELTDRFYLVERGQITLSGDARETTARAELIERISV; encoded by the coding sequence ATGCTAGAACTGCGTGATGTACATACTCACTATGGCCTTAGCCATGTGCTGCAAGGCATCGACCTGCGCGTCGAGCCGGGCGAAGTAGTTGGCCTGTTTGGCCGCAATGGCGTGGGCAAGACCACGGTGATGAAGACCATCGCCGGCTGGGTCCAACCATCGCAAGGTGACATTCACTTTGAATCCCGCCCGCTGGCCGGCATCCCGGCCGAGCAGATCAGCCGTCAGGGCATCGGCCTGGTCCCTGAAGACCGGCGCATATTTCCGGGCCTGACGGTGGAGGAAAACCTTCGCCTTGGCTTTATGCAGGCCCCCGGCATGAGCCGCGCTGAACGCCAGCGCAAGCTCGAAGCCACCTACACCCGATTCCCGCGACTGGCCGACCGGCGCCGCCAGATGGGCACCACACTGTCCGGTGGCGAGCAGCAGATGCTGGCCATCGCCCGGGTGCTGAGCGGGGCGCCCAAGCTACTGCTGATAGACGAGCCCACCGAAGGCCTGGCGCCGATGATCGTGGAGGACCTCTTTCGCCTGATGCGCGAGCTGACGCAAGACGGTATCGCCATCGTGCTAGTCGAACAAAACGTGCATCTGGCACTGGAATTAACTGACCGCTTTTACTTGGTTGAGCGCGGCCAGATCACGCTGTCCGGCGATGCACGCGAGACCACGGCCCGCGCCGAGCTGATAGAGCGCATCAGCGTCTGA
- a CDS encoding ABC transporter ATP-binding protein, which yields MQPILSVRGLGVRFGALQAVNDVSLDAQRGKITAIIGPNGAGKSSLFNLISGAIAPSTGNVLFEGEDVTGASPDRMLRAGLARSFQITNLFFELPVRENLRLAAQFLEQGQGWLRPVGSSSSAGARVDELIAQFDLQAQADALAGYLSHGEQRRLEIAVALAARPRMLLLDEPTQGMSHADTQETEALIRSLATEHGLSILLVEHDVELVMNLSDHVVVMHQGQKLAEGTPAEVRGNASVQAAYFGEHK from the coding sequence ATGCAGCCGATACTGAGTGTGCGTGGTTTAGGGGTGCGCTTCGGCGCGCTGCAAGCAGTCAACGACGTCAGTCTGGACGCCCAGCGCGGGAAGATCACTGCGATCATCGGCCCCAACGGCGCCGGCAAAAGCAGCCTGTTCAACTTGATCAGCGGGGCGATCGCGCCCTCGACCGGAAATGTGCTCTTTGAAGGCGAGGACGTCACAGGCGCATCACCCGACCGCATGCTGCGCGCCGGGCTGGCCCGTTCGTTCCAGATCACCAATCTGTTTTTTGAGCTGCCGGTACGCGAGAACCTGCGATTGGCAGCCCAGTTCCTGGAGCAGGGCCAGGGCTGGTTGCGCCCCGTGGGCTCATCGTCCAGCGCCGGGGCCAGGGTAGACGAGTTAATTGCGCAGTTCGACCTACAGGCCCAAGCTGATGCGCTGGCCGGCTACCTCTCCCATGGCGAGCAGCGCCGACTGGAAATCGCCGTCGCGCTGGCCGCGCGCCCACGCATGCTGCTGCTCGACGAGCCTACCCAAGGCATGAGCCATGCCGACACCCAGGAGACCGAGGCGCTGATCCGCAGTCTGGCAACCGAGCACGGCCTGAGCATCCTGCTGGTCGAGCACGACGTGGAATTGGTGATGAACCTGTCGGACCACGTCGTGGTGATGCACCAGGGGCAGAAACTGGCCGAAGGCACACCCGCTGAGGTACGCGGCAATGCCAGCGTCCAGGCGGCCTACTTTGGCGAACATAAATAG
- a CDS encoding branched-chain amino acid ABC transporter permease: MHDSATSTPAVRLLAIVFFVGALGFAAVALLLGDVFFLRLATEALIFGGLALSVDLLLGGVGLLPLGQALFFGLGAYVSALVLKEWHASFWLALSVALAASALAGLVGGIIAIRAKGVYFALISFGLAQVVSKVVFNTRELGASDGIIGVPAAVIAPGLDSGHPGGFFLVTLAAIFALYAGLRYLMDTPLGRQLSAIRTNEHRVAFLGFATWRFKLMAFVGAACIAGLSGALYPMLRGFVSPELMFFQVSGNAVINVIVGGTGTLVGPLYGSALLTGLRSVVGSYTAHHHIVIGLLFVVVVIMFPRGLMGYLTPLLQRRLDARNKGER; encoded by the coding sequence ATGCATGACAGTGCCACCTCCACGCCGGCAGTACGCCTGCTGGCCATCGTCTTTTTTGTAGGCGCGCTGGGCTTTGCCGCAGTGGCGCTGTTGTTAGGCGATGTATTTTTTCTGCGTCTGGCCACAGAGGCTCTTATTTTCGGCGGGCTGGCACTTTCAGTTGACCTGCTGCTCGGCGGCGTGGGTCTGCTGCCACTGGGCCAGGCGCTGTTCTTCGGTCTGGGCGCATATGTCTCAGCGCTGGTACTCAAGGAGTGGCACGCCTCGTTCTGGCTGGCCCTGAGCGTAGCCCTGGCTGCTAGCGCGTTGGCCGGTCTGGTGGGCGGCATCATCGCAATTCGCGCCAAGGGCGTTTACTTTGCGCTCATTAGTTTCGGGCTGGCCCAGGTGGTCTCCAAGGTGGTGTTTAACACCCGCGAGCTCGGAGCCTCGGACGGCATCATCGGCGTGCCCGCGGCCGTCATAGCGCCAGGCCTGGATTCGGGCCACCCCGGTGGCTTCTTTCTGGTCACGCTGGCGGCGATCTTCGCGCTGTACGCCGGGCTGCGCTACCTGATGGACACGCCGCTAGGGCGTCAGCTCTCAGCCATTCGCACCAACGAGCACCGCGTGGCCTTTCTGGGCTTTGCCACTTGGCGCTTCAAGCTGATGGCTTTTGTGGGGGCAGCCTGCATCGCCGGGCTCAGTGGCGCGCTTTACCCGATGCTGCGCGGCTTCGTCTCTCCCGAGCTGATGTTCTTCCAAGTATCAGGCAATGCGGTGATCAACGTCATCGTCGGTGGCACCGGCACTTTGGTAGGGCCGCTGTACGGCTCAGCCCTGCTCACGGGGCTGCGTTCGGTCGTGGGCTCCTACACCGCACACCACCATATCGTCATCGGTCTGCTGTTCGTGGTGGTGGTGATCATGTTTCCGCGCGGTCTGATGGGCTACCTGACGCCGCTACTACAACGCAGGCTGGACGCCCGCAACAAGGGAGAGCGCTGA
- a CDS encoding branched-chain amino acid ABC transporter permease — MIDALEWLQFVLAPQMINGLSIGVAVVLMALGLTIIFGLLDVINMAHGEFYAIGAYLAVALLGLGLSFWWALALTPIVMAVLGYVTERGLIQRVFHSKDRHTLTLLLTFGVAIVLEDVLKIVFGANPLRLETPIQGATEVVGLFFPNYRLFVMAVGGLLIAAVWLLVFRTSLGAIVRAAAFDRHMSASLGVPVSRVYASTFAFGVALAGIAGVLLAPIYSVFPTMGRDFVLIAFSVVIIGGMGSIKGAVLSGLLLTQIQSISSLFISPVWNDPLLFGIMVLVLMWRPQGLFGKLGHA; from the coding sequence ATGATCGACGCCCTCGAATGGCTTCAGTTCGTACTTGCGCCTCAGATGATCAATGGCCTGTCCATCGGCGTGGCGGTGGTGCTGATGGCGCTGGGTTTGACCATCATCTTTGGATTGCTGGATGTCATCAACATGGCGCACGGCGAGTTCTACGCCATCGGCGCCTACCTCGCCGTGGCCTTGCTGGGCCTGGGGCTGTCGTTCTGGTGGGCGCTGGCGCTCACCCCCATAGTGATGGCTGTCTTAGGCTATGTCACCGAGCGGGGGCTGATCCAGCGCGTCTTTCACAGCAAGGATAGGCACACGCTCACGCTGTTGCTGACTTTCGGTGTGGCAATCGTGCTGGAGGATGTTCTCAAGATTGTCTTCGGGGCTAACCCGCTGCGCCTAGAGACGCCAATTCAGGGCGCCACCGAGGTCGTAGGCCTTTTCTTTCCGAACTACAGGCTGTTCGTGATGGCAGTCGGCGGGCTGCTGATTGCCGCGGTCTGGCTGCTGGTGTTCCGCACATCGCTGGGCGCCATCGTTCGTGCGGCGGCGTTCGACCGCCACATGAGCGCCTCGCTGGGTGTGCCGGTCTCGCGCGTTTACGCTTCCACCTTCGCCTTTGGCGTGGCGTTGGCCGGCATCGCGGGGGTACTGCTGGCGCCGATCTACTCGGTGTTCCCCACCATGGGCCGCGATTTCGTATTGATCGCCTTCAGCGTGGTCATCATCGGCGGCATGGGTTCGATCAAGGGTGCGGTGCTCTCTGGTCTGCTGCTCACGCAGATCCAGTCCATCTCCAGTTTGTTCATTTCCCCTGTGTGGAACGACCCTCTGCTGTTCGGCATCATGGTGCTGGTGCTCATGTGGCGTCCTCAGGGACTTTTCGGAAAGCTCGGTCATGCATGA
- a CDS encoding ABC transporter substrate-binding protein yields the protein MTTKLIPALIAAAVSVAAQAQTGPIRVGVVTPLSGTYAGIGQQVKWGLDLAAKEINAGGGVMGRSIELVYEDEEANPAVAVQKAEKLFQVGKVDFLTGTVNSGSTLAVGQVAERNNRLIATTVSFADSITGDKCSPNVFRVNARAGMQSAALADWMAATKPNANVFYLGPDYEMGRSTVAAFKSAAEGKGAKTVGEVFAPLDNKDYSPFFGQMRSARPTVVYTSVAGNDTVRLFTQMAEFGLNRNVQVVGASGTVTSQNLQAIGKAADGFVTGVGFSPNIDSPENKKFVASFEAANKVQPDLYGADSYGVLFFYKAAVEKAKSTETDQVRAAMRGLQWATPQGVKTMRAGDHQAMQDMYAVRVNGGKFEIVGKVAANAAIGPDTCTKF from the coding sequence ATGACAACAAAACTAATTCCCGCCTTGATCGCCGCCGCCGTCAGCGTCGCCGCTCAAGCCCAGACGGGTCCTATCCGCGTTGGTGTGGTCACGCCGTTGTCGGGCACCTATGCCGGCATTGGCCAGCAGGTGAAGTGGGGCCTGGACCTGGCCGCCAAGGAAATCAACGCTGGCGGCGGCGTGATGGGCCGATCTATTGAACTGGTCTATGAGGATGAGGAAGCCAATCCAGCCGTCGCTGTGCAAAAGGCTGAAAAGCTATTCCAGGTCGGCAAGGTTGACTTTCTGACTGGCACCGTGAACTCCGGCTCCACGCTGGCCGTGGGCCAAGTGGCCGAACGCAACAACCGCCTGATTGCCACGACCGTGTCTTTTGCTGACTCGATCACCGGAGACAAGTGCTCGCCCAATGTGTTCCGTGTGAACGCCCGCGCCGGCATGCAGTCGGCCGCGTTGGCCGACTGGATGGCTGCCACCAAGCCCAACGCCAATGTGTTTTATCTAGGTCCTGACTACGAGATGGGTCGCAGCACCGTGGCGGCCTTTAAATCGGCCGCCGAAGGCAAGGGCGCCAAGACTGTGGGTGAAGTTTTCGCTCCTCTGGACAACAAGGACTACTCACCCTTCTTCGGCCAGATGCGCTCAGCCCGTCCGACGGTGGTCTACACTTCGGTAGCCGGCAACGACACGGTACGTCTTTTTACCCAGATGGCCGAATTCGGTCTGAACCGCAATGTGCAGGTGGTGGGCGCCTCGGGCACGGTGACCTCACAGAACCTGCAGGCCATTGGCAAAGCGGCTGACGGCTTTGTGACCGGTGTGGGCTTCTCGCCCAACATCGACAGCCCCGAGAACAAGAAGTTCGTCGCCAGCTTTGAAGCAGCCAACAAAGTCCAGCCTGATCTGTATGGCGCCGACAGCTACGGCGTACTTTTCTTCTACAAAGCGGCAGTCGAAAAAGCCAAGAGCACCGAAACAGACCAGGTACGCGCAGCGATGCGTGGCCTGCAGTGGGCCACTCCGCAGGGCGTAAAAACCATGCGTGCCGGTGACCACCAGGCCATGCAGGACATGTACGCGGTACGCGTGAACGGCGGCAAGTTCGAGATCGTCGGCAAAGTGGCAGCCAACGCCGCTATCGGCCCCGATACCTGCACCAAGTTCTGA
- a CDS encoding enoyl-CoA hydratase/isomerase family protein yields MNLSDLQHPAITLSSELDGFRVEIDAKGERADIVLNRPPFNVISMLQREQLRITFEALDANDAVRVIVLRSEGDHFSSGGNIKGFLEATPEHVAKLAWNIAAPARCSKPVIAANRGYCFGVGFEISLACDFRLVTPTTLYALPEQKLGQIPGSGGSARLQKMVGITRTKDIVMRSRRILGQQAYEWGVATALVPDAELEQATDQLVDELRSFSPLAQRTAKKLLNDTEDSPLTVAIELEGHCYSRLRSSEDFREGVEAFHDKRAPKFVGL; encoded by the coding sequence ATGAATCTCTCCGACTTGCAACACCCCGCCATTACACTGAGCAGCGAGCTTGACGGCTTTCGCGTCGAGATTGACGCTAAAGGCGAGCGAGCAGACATCGTGCTCAACCGTCCGCCCTTCAACGTCATCAGCATGCTGCAGCGCGAGCAGCTACGCATTACCTTCGAGGCGCTGGATGCCAACGACGCGGTGCGCGTGATTGTGCTGCGCTCAGAAGGAGATCATTTTTCCAGCGGCGGCAATATCAAGGGCTTCCTGGAAGCCACGCCTGAGCACGTGGCCAAGCTGGCTTGGAACATCGCTGCACCGGCGCGCTGCAGCAAGCCGGTGATCGCGGCCAACCGTGGCTACTGCTTTGGTGTGGGCTTCGAGATCTCTCTGGCCTGTGACTTCCGCCTGGTCACCCCGACAACGCTGTACGCGCTGCCTGAGCAGAAGCTGGGTCAGATCCCTGGCTCCGGTGGCTCGGCACGTTTGCAAAAAATGGTGGGCATCACCCGCACCAAGGACATCGTGATGCGCTCGCGCCGCATCCTCGGCCAACAGGCTTATGAGTGGGGCGTGGCCACCGCCTTGGTGCCTGATGCAGAGCTGGAGCAGGCCACCGACCAACTCGTTGATGAGCTGCGATCCTTCTCGCCACTGGCCCAGCGCACCGCCAAGAAGCTACTCAACGACACAGAGGATTCGCCATTGACCGTGGCCATTGAGCTCGAGGGACATTGCTACTCGCGCCTGCGTAGTTCCGAAGATTTTCGTGAAGGCGTCGAAGCCTTCCATGACAAGCGCGCCCCGAAGTTCGTCGGCCTGTGA
- a CDS encoding AMP-binding protein: MLDLGRTFLQSFERAPGATALVDGEQRLTYAQWAQQIGAVQRGLTALGLKAGDHLVSVLQNRMEAATLHWACQFAGIVMTPLNWRAKPEEITHCLKDSGARVLVYEQVCSLAVSEAMQARPATLVFVGEGEGAGTPYADCFGGEAMPVPQATAQDLSLMLYTSGTTGAPKGVPRRHRAERVAALAHVAQNQYGYGERTLGVMPLYHTMGVRSLLALALVDGCFVCLPQFDAAQALRSIAQERITHLYLVPTLYHDLLAHPSFASTDVRTVRRLGFAGAPMHDALLQRLQQAFSPELFVNHYGSSEIYTFSLNQDAVGKPGSAGRAGINTRLRVVKLEGKSVDALAAPMEEGQIIADMLSDEAFEGYHNRPEANDKSLREGWYFTGDTGYVDADGDLFVTGRVDDMIISGGENISPVEIESVLSLHPAVDEVAVAGLKDERWGQRVVAFVKRKQSVSSDGLDQYCRTSALVNFKRPREYIFVDEIPKSPVGKVLRRKLVAGEYLPEANPAQPT; encoded by the coding sequence ATGCTTGATTTAGGAAGAACTTTTTTACAAAGCTTCGAGCGAGCACCCGGGGCCACGGCTCTGGTCGATGGCGAGCAGCGCCTGACGTATGCGCAGTGGGCGCAACAGATAGGCGCCGTGCAGCGTGGCTTGACCGCGCTGGGTCTCAAGGCTGGTGACCATCTGGTGTCAGTGCTGCAAAACCGCATGGAGGCGGCCACGCTGCATTGGGCCTGTCAGTTCGCAGGCATCGTCATGACGCCACTGAACTGGCGCGCTAAACCTGAGGAAATCACGCACTGCCTGAAGGACTCTGGCGCGCGCGTGCTGGTTTATGAACAGGTCTGTTCCTTAGCGGTGAGCGAAGCCATGCAGGCCCGGCCAGCGACCCTGGTCTTTGTTGGTGAAGGTGAAGGTGCAGGCACCCCTTATGCCGATTGCTTTGGCGGCGAGGCGATGCCTGTGCCGCAGGCCACTGCGCAAGACCTCTCACTGATGCTCTACACCTCTGGCACTACCGGCGCCCCTAAGGGTGTGCCGCGTCGGCACCGGGCCGAACGTGTGGCCGCACTGGCCCACGTGGCACAAAACCAATATGGTTACGGCGAGCGCACGCTGGGCGTGATGCCGCTCTATCACACCATGGGTGTGCGCTCGCTGCTGGCACTGGCACTGGTTGACGGTTGCTTCGTCTGCTTGCCGCAGTTTGACGCCGCTCAGGCGCTACGCAGCATCGCGCAGGAGCGCATCACCCACCTCTACCTGGTACCTACGCTCTACCACGACCTGCTGGCCCACCCCAGCTTTGCAAGCACCGACGTGCGTACGGTGCGCCGCCTGGGCTTTGCCGGCGCGCCGATGCATGACGCGCTGCTTCAGCGGCTGCAGCAGGCCTTTTCACCCGAGCTGTTCGTCAACCACTACGGCAGCTCGGAGATCTACACCTTCTCGCTCAATCAGGACGCGGTGGGCAAGCCCGGCTCGGCCGGTCGTGCCGGCATCAACACCCGCTTGCGGGTGGTGAAGCTGGAAGGAAAGTCGGTGGATGCCCTGGCCGCACCCATGGAGGAGGGTCAGATCATTGCTGACATGCTGTCCGACGAGGCCTTCGAGGGTTACCACAACCGGCCCGAGGCCAACGACAAGAGCCTGCGCGAGGGCTGGTACTTCACCGGCGATACCGGCTATGTCGATGCCGACGGCGACCTGTTTGTCACGGGTCGGGTCGACGACATGATCATCAGCGGTGGCGAGAACATCTCGCCGGTAGAAATTGAATCCGTGCTATCGCTGCATCCGGCGGTGGACGAAGTGGCCGTTGCCGGCTTGAAGGATGAGCGCTGGGGTCAGCGCGTGGTGGCCTTCGTCAAGCGCAAGCAGAGTGTCTCGTCCGATGGGCTAGACCAGTACTGCCGAACTTCCGCTCTGGTGAACTTCAAGCGCCCGCGCGAGTACATCTTTGTCGACGAGATCCCCAAGTCGCCGGTCGGCAAGGTGCTGCGGCGCAAGCTAGTCGCTGGCGAATACCTGCCTGAAGCCAATCCGGCCCAACCGACCTGA
- a CDS encoding (2Fe-2S)-binding protein, giving the protein MTHPTLSRTQLHPVTIELNGRTRQGHSAPRMLLSDYLRHELGLTGTHVGCEHGVCGACTVRLDGVACRSCLTLAVQADGRRVDTVEGLAGEDGVLSELQAAFKRHHALQCGFCTAGILMSSADWLERLRAQGRRPTEQEVREMLSGHLCRCTGYTPIVSALMEVAHA; this is encoded by the coding sequence ATGACACACCCCACTCTCAGCCGGACTCAGTTGCACCCGGTCACCATCGAACTCAACGGTCGCACCCGCCAGGGGCACAGCGCGCCGCGCATGTTGCTAAGCGACTACCTGCGTCATGAACTGGGCCTGACCGGCACTCATGTCGGATGTGAGCACGGCGTGTGCGGAGCCTGCACCGTGCGCCTGGACGGCGTGGCCTGCCGTTCCTGCCTGACGCTGGCGGTGCAGGCCGACGGCCGGCGGGTCGACACCGTGGAGGGCCTGGCCGGTGAAGACGGCGTGCTGTCCGAGTTGCAGGCAGCATTCAAACGACACCACGCGCTTCAGTGCGGCTTTTGTACGGCCGGCATCCTGATGTCCAGCGCCGACTGGCTTGAGCGTCTGCGCGCGCAGGGCCGCCGACCCACCGAACAGGAGGTGCGCGAGATGCTCTCCGGGCATTTGTGCCGCTGCACAGGCTACACGCCCATCGTGAGCGCCCTGATGGAGGTGGCACATGCTTGA
- a CDS encoding FAD binding domain-containing protein: MKPAAFDYVRADSMEAACALLAEHGDEARILAGGQSLMAVLNMRLAQPALLIDISRSASLARIEVRDGQLEVGASATQAALEWRPTLTQELPLLPLVFPHISHVQIRNRGTVCGSVAHADPSAELPLCLLALKGSVVLRRHQGQRVLPAEQFFTGMLSTARAGDELLQAVRFPLAQPGQGFGFREFSRRHGDFAVCAVAAVADAQSLRVAVGGVADRPQLREWPLLDGSALDDALNEFAWALDARDDPQISAAARRHLVRRLGRQAVEQARTPL, encoded by the coding sequence ATGAAGCCCGCAGCGTTTGACTATGTACGCGCCGACAGCATGGAGGCGGCCTGCGCGCTGCTGGCGGAGCACGGCGATGAAGCACGTATCCTGGCCGGCGGCCAGTCGCTGATGGCCGTACTCAACATGCGCTTGGCTCAGCCCGCGTTATTGATTGACATCTCGCGCAGTGCCTCGTTGGCTCGCATTGAGGTGCGCGATGGCCAGCTTGAGGTGGGGGCCTCGGCGACCCAGGCCGCGCTGGAATGGCGCCCCACTCTGACGCAAGAACTGCCGCTGCTACCGCTGGTGTTTCCGCATATCTCGCATGTGCAGATCCGCAACCGCGGCACGGTCTGCGGCTCGGTGGCGCATGCCGACCCTTCGGCTGAATTGCCGCTTTGCCTGCTGGCCTTGAAAGGCAGCGTGGTGCTGCGCCGTCACCAGGGCCAACGGGTGCTGCCGGCCGAACAATTCTTCACCGGCATGCTCAGCACCGCCCGAGCTGGCGACGAGTTGCTGCAAGCTGTGCGTTTTCCGCTGGCTCAGCCCGGTCAGGGATTCGGCTTTCGCGAATTTTCGCGCCGCCATGGCGACTTCGCGGTCTGCGCGGTGGCCGCTGTGGCCGATGCCCAAAGCCTGCGCGTGGCTGTGGGCGGCGTGGCCGACCGGCCGCAGCTACGGGAATGGCCACTGTTGGACGGCAGCGCACTGGACGATGCGCTCAACGAATTCGCCTGGGCGCTGGACGCCCGGGATGACCCTCAGATCAGCGCAGCCGCGCGCCGCCACCTGGTGCGCCGCTTGGGGCGCCAGGCTGTGGAACAGGCAAGGACACCCCTATGA